TCCCGAATCGAGCAGGACTTTCTTTACGGTCAGCTCTCCCATGTGCACCGAGATCACTACGGCTGCGTTTGTTTATGGTGGACAGGACACAAAGACATAGACAATACATATGTAAAACGTGTTTGGATAGAGAGACATGGACAGTGGACATAGTGTCTCTGagacactttttttttcatttttgtgtcTACTTCTAAACGAAGTACACTGATGGACACGGAAATAGGAAGGTGGACACgggatttttaatgaaaatttttttcctttttgtgaAAAACCTAACCTAAGCTTTTTTGCCGTCGTTTCCAGgtactctctcttcttcttgatCTCTCTTTCTACTCTTGATCTTATTCTTGCTCTTCCTGTCGTGATTTTCTGCTTCGTTCtgttcttcctctttctttacTTCTTTCACAATAatatcttcttcttgttctctgTTTctgtctctctttcttcttcttctttttcctgaTTCTgtatcttcttttttgtttttgattcttttcttggttttttatcttcttctcttttctgattttttatcttcttatcttttatttattgatttttttgggCAGTTAATCTAATAACAATATTTCTAATAGCCAATTACCGCTTGTTCCTATTATAATTCTTGGAAGACTGTTCTTCTCTTTATCAGTCACATAACCAAGTATTACTTTGCATCTCTCCttattgcttctttttttttttttctattcaaaaaaattttgttctgctttatttttttttaattttttttatgatttttcaatctGAAAATCATATAAGAAGAAGAGCTACATTCTTTTCTTTGACAAAATCTCAAATATTTACAATGATTGTGTGTAGGGGTGGCAAATGGGCCTAAACCCGCTGGGCTGGCCCGTGTAACCTGCCAAAAAAGGCGGGCTGGGCTGAAAAATTGGGACCGCCACATAGCAAAAGCCCgcctaacccgcaccgcttaaaccgcAGGTTTTGGCgggctttggcggggcggggcggaCTTCCCCGCCGGGCTAAGGTTTTTATTAGTGAGGGggtatttttgcaatttttttgccAAAACCTAACTTCCCCAaacctaacttacaagagtgtgaagataaaaattgagtgttttgaattatgtttatgttattttggagacaatatttataattatgttttggattatatttattttgctttgaagagaatatttatacttatattttgaatgaaaatttggtttataattatatttattagatatttataattacaaagactttaatcctaattgtgtgaatgaatgaatgaaaaaattattttaaattttaatatgttgATGTATTATGTTCATAATAaaagaatgaataaaaaaattgtattgaatttgtctcttattattagtttgaactaaaaattaatataattagtgaGTTATGTTGCTGTTGCTCTTATGGCTGCTGTGTTTATTGTTGCTGATAATTTTTAGAATGTGTTAattatataagttattttttatgtgttgaTTAGGGAAGAATGGAACAATCGGATCGCTCTGAGCAATTTAGacgatttatttatttttattttatgattcagGCTGAGCTTGAAGTAGTTACGATATTAATTTTGATGTTTGCATTTTTATATTtgagaaaaaggagaaaagaacATTTGTTGATTAGGAATAGAGAAATTAATACTAATCCCTTAAGACGAAATGTATTAAACCGCTTAATAGGAGGGGCAATAGAAATTGTATTTGGGAATTGAGGATGAGCGTAGATGCATTAGGAAGATTGTGTAAGTTACTAAAAGTTCAAGGTGGATTAAGAGATGAATGTCGTGTAAGTATACCTGAACAAGTGATTACATTTTTAATAATACTAGCTTATCATAAAAAGAATCGCACGCTCCAAGTTAGATTTTATAAGTCAGGAGAAACAATAAGTATGTATTTCAACAAGGTGTTATCCTTGGTCATACGTGTCCAAAATCTATTGTTTGCAAAAGCTATTCCTGTTCCAGATAACTACATAGATCCCAGATGGAAATGATTCAAGGTAAATGTAGTAAATAATTGAGGTAGTGGTTTTGTATAATCTATAATTTTGTATAGAATTAGTCTTGACACTTCAATTTCTTTAGTTTAGGGTTGTCTAGGAGCATTAGATGAAACATATAGAAATGTGAATGTCcctgaaaaagataaatcaagATATCGAACAAGAAAAGGTAAGATATCAACTAATATCCTAGGCGTATGCAATCGAGATATGAACTTTGTGTACGTACTTAGTGGATGGGAAGGATCCGCTTCGGATTCAAGAATCCTTAGAGATGCCATTTCACGTCGTAATAACCTCAAGATACCAATTGGTTTATAAGTATTAATTTTTAGGTAACAAAaacatttcaatatttttagCTCATTCAAATTCCATAGTCCTCATAATGTATCTCTTTCGATTTATAGGGAATTATTATTTAGTAGATGCGAATTATACTAACTGCAAGGGATTTCTAGCACCATATAGGCATACTCGATACCACGTACAAGAATGGGCTCATGGTAGAAATGCTCCTAGGAatttttgagaatattttaACAAGAAGCACTCTTCGGCTAGAAACATTATTGAGcgctgttttggtttattgaaGAAGAGATAGACAATTTTGAGGAGTTCTTGTTTCTACAAAGTtaagacacaaaataaaataattatttcttgTTGTCTACTGCAAAACTTTATTCGGCTTAATATAGAATTCGACCCTGAAGAGGACACACTACTTGAAGAGGAGCAAGTGCTTATTGGAGATGATCATGGTGGTAACGAAGATAGCGATGATGACATGATTGAGAGCATAGAGGGCAGCAATGATTGGACTGCTTGGCGAGACAATTTAGCAAACGAAATGTACAATGATTGGATG
This portion of the Arachis duranensis cultivar V14167 chromosome 6, aradu.V14167.gnm2.J7QH, whole genome shotgun sequence genome encodes:
- the LOC127748436 gene encoding uncharacterized protein LOC127748436, whose amino-acid sequence is MNFVYVLSGWEGSASDSRILRDAISRRNNLKIPIGNYYLVDANYTNCKGFLAPYRHTRYHVQEWAHEFDPEEDTLLEEEQVLIGDDHGGNEDSDDDMIESIEGSNDWTAWRDNLANEMYNDWMNSRIN